In Deferrivibrio essentukiensis, the genomic stretch TACTCATAGGTGGTTATTATTTCAAGATAAAAGAATATGAAAATGCAAAAGAATATTTGGAAAAATATTACAATATAGAAAGTAAAGATGTAGGTATAAATATACTAAAAAATTACTGGCTGGGAAGTATTTATTCAAAAAAAGATAAAAATAAATCTGAAATGTATCTAAACAAGGCCGACAGTTATAGAGAGACAAGCGATTATAGATATTTTTTAGATTATTTCTGTGGGAAAAAAAGTGCACGATTTTTAGACTGTAATAAAAGTGTACAGATTGATAGTAAAACAGAAAATGATAATATGACAAATGATGCTGAGATAAAAGATTTGGCTCAGACAGGAAGTGAGAATGTAATTTTAAATGAAGAGATATCTATTAATTTAAAATCTCCAGAGATAATTAACGGTCTTTTATATGCAATTGAAAAAAATAGATATAAAATAAATATAACTCAATCCGATGTAGACAATAGCTATAGTATTACTGATAACACATTACTAATAAAAGATAATCTGACAATTAATTTTGGGATAGACTATAAAGATATGTTGGATGAAGCATCTATCGACGACTGGACTATTCAATCAAAGTACGTGTTTATAGTTATAAACGACAGATATATTGACGCAGGCAATTATATGAAAAGTAACCTTGATTTGTTTGGGATTGAAAACAAACTTATAAACTTTGAGTCAGGTAATCTGAAGTACGAATATGATAGTATTGTGACAATACCTGAAATTGATAATGTTACTTTACAACCTATTATTAATAATAAAGAATTAACTTATCCTGATAATATAACTTTTGTGGCAGTAGGTGGGTATGAGATCATTAAAAAAATGATACCGTATGTAAGATATATATCTGCTAACCCAGATAATGTTAAAATAGTCTTAATTACAGATATGATTGATTCAAGCATATTAGATGACGACTACTATCCCTATTTCAAAGGAATTAAAATATATACAGTAACCGATGCAATTAATAATGAGTCCGCTGTAATGTTTAAAAGCGGTTATGCCAAATATTATGGTAGTGAGCCGGATATTACACAATATATAGGGTATGACATAGTGCAGTTTTTAATGAGACAAGATAATTACTTAACTTCCATAGTAGAGGTTAATAGTAATAAAGTTTACAGAAAACCAATTTGTGTAATAGTAGACAAAAGATACACAACAGAATGTGACTATTAAAAAAGGGGGCAGAAAGCCCCCACTTACTATAATATTACGGAAATAAAGTAACCAACAAGACAAGCAGTTATAACTCCAACTAAACCCGGCATCATAAAGCTGTGGTTAAAGTAAAATTTACCAATTTTGGTTGTACCTGAAATGTCAAATGTAACAGTAGCAATATCAGAAGGATAGTTAGGTATAAAGAAGTAACCATAGCATGAAGGCATAATTCCTATGAGAAGGGCAGGATTGAGACCTAATCCGAGTCCTACAGGTAGCATCATCTTACAAGTAGCAGCCTGTGAGTTAATTACGACAGATACGACAAACATTGCAAGAGCAAAAGTCCAAGGATAAGCCTGAACAGTAGCAGTGATAGTATCTTTAAAATGAGGCATAGCAAATTTAAAATATGTATCACTCATCCATGCAATACCGTAAATAGCAAGAGCAGCCACCATGCCTGATTTGAATACAACCCCCTCCGGCACTTTGTTGACCTTAGTCTTTGTAACAAGCAATATAATACCGCCAAAAGCAAGCATCATCATTTGAATTATAACAGACATACTCAAAGGTTTTGCGCCTTGACCGATAGTTCTAATCTGTGGAAATAGAGCAACAATTACAATTGCTACAATTGCAAGTAAGAAAATTAAAACTGATTGAGAAGCAGCCTTAGGAAGCTTTTCGCCTAGAGTGGTTTGTGTAGTATTGAGTATTCTCTCTCTCCAAATAGGGTCATTAAGCCTTTTTTGAAATTCGGGATCTTCATCCAATTCTTTACCCCTTTTTAAACTGTATAAAGAAATAGCAAGAACACCAATAAAAGTGGCAGGGATAGTAACGAAAAGAATACTAAACAAAGTAATATTTGAGCTTACTTTTGAAAGCTCGGAAAGGTAATAAACTACAGCAGCAGAAAGGGGGCTAGCAGTAATGCCAAGTTGAGATGCGATAGATGCGGCTGCCATTGGTCTTTCAGGTCTGATTTTATTTTTGAGAGCAACATCACCTATTATCGGCATTATAGAGTAAACAGCGTGGCCTGTTCCAAGAAGAAAAGTAAGTAAATATGTTGTAATTGGACCTAAGAAAACAACATATTTAGGGTTAGATCTGATTATTCTTTCAGCAATCTGAAGCATATATTTAAGACCTCCGGCAGCTTCAAGAATAGATGCGCATGTGACAACAGCCATTATGATAAGCATAACTGTAATTGGTGGAGAAGAAGGTGGCATCTGAAATATAAATACCTCAATCAAAAGACCTATACCTGAAATAACGCTTAAGCCAATTCCGCCAAACCTACTACCGATATATAGCATCAGCAGTAAAAATAAAAATTGCATAAATAGTATCATAACTACCTCCTAACATTTTATGGTAGTCATGATATTAAGTTATTGATAAATGTAAATAATATGGAATTAAATAACTTAAAGATTATTTAGGTATTTTTGAACTTTTTGCACACGAGAATATATTTTTTTTCAGGGCGCCCTATTGTACCATAGTCAATATTAACATCGATTATTCCAATTTCACGCAAGTATTCAAGGTAACGCCTTGCAGTATTTCGACTTACCCCAATCATATCTTTTAGCTCCGATGCAGTAATCTCTTCATCTTGTCCATTTAAAATGTCTATAATTTTAGTGAGAGTCAGCTTGTCAATCCCTTTCGGTGTATCGTGGTTAGTAGTTGAAGAAAGGGCAACATCCGGTTTGAATATTCTGTCAATAGACTCTTGATCGAAGTAATCATTTTTTTCAAGCTCACTATGGTATTTTTTATAATTTTCAAGAGTGGCAATAAATCTGTCAAGTATGACAGGCTTTATGATATAATCAAAAGCACCGCCAAGTTTTCCTTCTCTTAGAGTATCAGCATCTTTTGCAGCAGTAATAATGATTACATCAGTATTGAGATGTTTTTTCCTAATTTCCCAAAGCAAATCGATACCGGACTTTTCAGGAAAATATATATCTAAAAGTATAAGGTCAGGTTTTAAAATATCAAGCATCTCTCTGGCAGTTTCGATATCATTCGCGATTCCAACTACCTCATATCCATCCACCTTCATAGTAAAGCGTTCATGCAATTTGGCGATATCAATATTGTCTTCTATTATTAATATCTTAATCATATTACTTTTTCCCTGATGGAATATTTATAGATACCTTAGCCCCATTATACTTAATGGACGTAGAAATATCAATATCAGCATTAAATCTGTCTAAAATGGATTTTGCAATGGCTACGCCGTACCCTCTGTTTTTCCCTTTTGTTGAAAATCCTTTTTCAAAAATAGCTACCCCATCAGGTATTCCCGGTCCATTATCTTCAACAATAAATTCAATATACCTCTCAGTTTGATTAATTGTAATTTCAACTATACCATTAAATTTATTATTCATGCAGGCAGCTTCAATGGCATTATCGACAATGTTACCAAGGGCTGTAACCAGCACATCACTATTATCTATAGAGGATTGTAACCCTATGCTTTCCTCATTTAGTATCAAATTACAGTTATTTTCGCCTGCCTTACTCTGCTTACTGATTAAGAGTGCAGCTATATACTTGTCTTTAATCTTAGCTTCAATAAAACCAAGAAAAGAATGAAAAAGTTTAGATTCTTTTATAATCAGGTTGGCAGCCTCTTCATACTCATTTAATTGAATAAGACCGCCTATAATGTGAAGTTTATTGGAATACTCATGACTTTGTATTCTCAAAATTTCAGAAAGTTTTTTCAAATCAAGTAACTCTTTCTTTAAAGTATCAAGCTCATCTTTTTTTCTAAAAGATATAACAAAACCGGTATTTATTCCATTATATTCAAGTTTACTAATATTAAAAAGAAATATACCGTCTGAGACAGAATATTCAGTATCTTTTATAAAATCACCTATCAATTTATCTTCGATAAAATATTTTTTAGCAACATTATCAACAAATTCTTGAGCAGAGAAAGATAAATCATTTAATACCTTTTTGGCAGCCTGATTTAAAAAAGAGATATTCAAATTATTATCTACAGCAATTATACCTTCCCTCAGGGAATCAAAAACAATTTCTCTTTCAAGGTATAAATTGGCGATATCCCTAGGCTCAAGATCTAATGTAATTTTTTTAATATGATTAGAAATCAAGACAACAGCAACAAGCCCCGCAAAAAACATCATACATACAAAAAAAAGACCTATCAAAAGATAATTAATAATAATATTGAAGATAGTTTCCTTTAAGTAACCGACAGATACAAAGCCGATTATATTTTTATCGTCATAGATTGGTGCAAAGGCACGTATAGAAGGGCCTAATGTCCCGACTGAAGATGAAACATAACTTTCACCTTTTTCCACAGCCCTGTAATAATCGCCACCTACAAATTTTTGACCTATCATTTCTGTATTGGGGTGGGTAAGTCTTATACCATCTTTATTTGCTATAACTATAAATGCAGCATCTGTTTTAACTCTGATATTCTCAATAACATTTTGTATGTCACTATTTGAATTTTTTACAGAAGAAATAACATCACCCACTTTAGATAAGCTTACAGCAAGATTTAAAGCTTTTTGACCTGAATTTAGCTCGACAAATTGAGTAAGAAATATATAAAATGTAGCAAAAGATACCAAAAGCTGAAAAAGAACAAGAAAAGAAATAAAAAAAACAAGCTTGCCCCTGATTGTATTTAAAAAATTTAATTTCATAATCTCCACCGGAAAATAAATGTTTGTTATTTTTGCCAGAAAAAGAAAATAAAAGCAATAATGTATTGTTAACAGCATTGACGAGTAAAATATATTGAAAATCTCTAAGGTTTAGGTAAAATTTGAAAGTTAGTATCTGCAAAAATTGGGAGAGTATATGTTTGATGACAAAATCAAGAAAGATGTGCAAACAAGATTAGCAAAGATAGAGGGGCAGATAAGAGGTATATCAAATATGGTAGCAGATGAAAAATACTGTATTGATATAATAAATCAAATTACTGCTACGAGAAGAGCACTCGATAAGGTTGCTATGATTATACTTAAAAAACACATCAATTCATGTGTGGCAAAGGCAATAAAGTCGGATAATAGTGAAGATATTGTAAATGAATTGATAAGTGTTATAGACAAGTACATAAAATAGACAATTATCTAAAACTAAAGAGATTTTGGAAAAAAAACTTGACAAGAAATCAATTTTCCATTAGAAACATCAAACGCTTTTTAAGAGTGTGCCCAGGTAGCTCAGTCGGCAGAGCAGAGGACTGAAAATCCTCGTGTCGGTGGTTCGATTCCGCCCCTGGGCATTTTTTTTATTGCCCATAATCTGACTACACTATAAATCAGTACATTTTAAAAACTTCAACTTATATGTTACTGTTATGATATCACTCCCCCATTATTGCATAAAAATTTAGTATTTTTGTGCTGAAGATAGAAAAGATAATTTACCATGAAAGTACAAGGATGGGCGGAAAAAAGATATTCAAATATAAAAATAATGGGTACCCCTGATTTACCCGGGAGGTACCCATATTAAAAGAAAATATTATAAATTACAGTTTTAAAGCCTTTAAGACGGTGCCCATCTTAAGCATAGTGGTAGCATGATCAATTGCATCTAAAATATCAGAGTCAGTCCACCCTAATGCTCTTAATTGCTTAATGTCATCCTCACTAAAATCGTCAGGATTAAGGGTAGCTTTAGCAGCAGCTTTGACAAGCTCTTTTTCGTTTTGTTTAAGAGGAGCATTATCAAGATTATCCTTGAAAGCCTCGATAGCATTGCCCTCTAATCCAAATTTTTGCATCATTTGGGAGTTAAATATAACGCAGAAGTTGAATCCCAATTTGTTAGATATGAAAAGCCTCAAAACAGGGAAAAAAAGCTGTGAAATGTTAGGGTGAGTCATAATGTCTTGATTTCTGGAAACGAGGTTTAGCAACATTTTTGGACTATTTGCTATGAGTTTCATATTGGGTGGCACAGCGCCAATCATTTTTTCGGTAGATTCGTATACTTCAGATAGTGTTACGTCAATCTCATTTTTTTCAAGTAATTTTAATAGTGGCATATAATCCTCCTGCGAATTATTATTGTATTTATTTTTCATGTTACTAAAATATGATGCTATGTTAGTTATTTAGTTGGGACAAAAGACTTCAAATTTCCTAAGCTCTAAAGTTCAAAAGAAGTCTGTCCTTCGTCACTAAAGCCCCTATTGGCTGATGTGGCTATCAAGCCACAGTCAAACGGGAGGTAGGACTTCCTAAATCCTGTCAGTATCAGCAATTGCACTTAAAGTCAATAAGCAGGCTTCCTTAACAATGTATTTTGAATTAGCACATCGATATAAACAATAAGCAGTTTTATTATTTTATAATTTATTCATGATTGTTACAAAATATCAAATATTGAAAAAAACTATAAAGTGAGCCTTTTTCAAGAAATACAGCCACATAGTCCTTTGTGAATATAATGCCATATAGTTGACTCAAAGTAAATTTGAAATGTTATATCAAGAGGTTACGGGATATATATGTAAAATAAAAGATAAAACAACGTATTAATGGAGGTTAACAATATGTTTTACTTATTATTTACAGAATATATAAAGTGTTAAAGTCCAAAAAATTAAACAATCTGAAAAAAGTAAAACAAACTATATTATAGAACATTATGTTATTTTATAAACAAATAATAAATATAGTTTTTTTCTATAATTTAAGTCTTGTCTTTTTTTGAAAATATTATTAATAAATTTTCCTTATAATTTTAATTGGTTTTGTGGAGGTGATATGAAGAGTATTGCAATCAATAGGCGAGACTTCATGAAGATATGTCTTCAAACGACCGCGTTGATGGGACTTCCTTACGGTTTTCATACCAAAGTGGCTGAAGCAGTGGAGAAAGAGAAGAAACCAACCGTTGTTTGGTTGCACTATCAGGAATGTACCGGTTGCTCGGAGTCTTTGCTACGTTCAAATCATCCGGGAATTTCAGAATTGATATTAGACACAATCTCTTTGGACTATCATGAGACACTTATGATAGGATCAGGACATCAGGCTGAAGAGTCACTTCATCATTCGGTATCCGAGAATAAAGGTAACTATATTTTGGTTGTAGAAGGGGCTATCCCTACTAAAGAATCCGGAATTTATTGCAAAGTTGGTGGTAAGACAGCAATGGAATCACTTGCTGAAATTAGTAAAAATGCAGCGGCAATAATATCAATTGGCACTTGTGCATCCTACGGTGGAATACAGGCTGTAGACCCTAATCCAACCGGTGCAGTTGGTGTAGGAGAATTAGTTAAAGATAAACCGATTATTAATGTTCCGGGTTGTCCGCCCAATCCTTATAATTTTTTATCTGTTATATTTTATTATTTAACCTTCAAGAAATTTCCAAAACTTGATGAACTGAATAGACCACAATTTGCATACGGCAGAAAAATTCATGAGCATTGTGAGAGAAGACCTCATTTCGATGCAGGCAGATTCGCTGAAGAGTATGGAGATGAAAACCACAAGGCAGGTTACTGTCTTTATAAGTTAGGATGCAAAGGTCCTGCAACATTTGCAAATTGTTCAGTATTGAGATTCAATGATGTTGGGGTGTGGCCAGTTTCAGTAGGTCATCCTTGTATAGGCTGTACCGAGCCATCAATCCTTTTTAATAAGCCTATTGCTGAGAAGGTCCAAATACATGATCCAACCCCACCGGATACATATCCGACTACAGAAACAAAAGAGCGTGGCAAAGGTGCTGATCCCCTGACTACAGCAGCAGTCGGTGTAGTAGCAGGCGCTGCACTTGGTGCAGGTGCAGTATTATCAAAGAAGCTTCCTAAGGGGGAGGATAGTGAAAAAGAGGACTAGAAGAGAATTTTTAAAGACAACGGCAGGACTTATTGCCGGCACTACAGTCGCAAGTGTTGTAAATGTGGAGGCCAGCGATAAAAATTATACCAAGGATGATTCATATTCAATGCTTTATGATTCAACATTGTGTGTAGGTTGTAAAGCTTGTGTATCTGCATGCAAAAAGACCAACGGAATGCCACCGGTTAAAGGGGATTTTGACATTGAAGGTTTGTGGGATGCCCCTAAAGATTTGGATAGTAAAACCCGCACAATAATAAAGTTATATAAGGAAAATGAGGATAATTGGACGTATGTAAAGCAGCAATGTATGCACTGCGCAAAACCTTCTTGCGTTTCAGCTTGTCCAGTAAAAGCAATGAAACAAGATGAAAATGGTGTAACTTATTACAACCCTGAAGTTTGTATTGGTTGTCGCTATTGCCAGGTGGCTTGCCCTTTCAATATACCAAAATTTGAATGGGAGAAAACATTTCCAAAGATTGTTAAGTGCGATATGTGCAAATATACAAGTTTAAAAAGTAAAGGTGAGCCTGCTTGCACAGATGTATGCCCTGCTAAGGCGGTGATATTTGGGAAAAGAAAAGAGCTACTTGCTATTGCGAAAAGACGTTTGAAGGAAAATCCTGATAAGTATGTTAACCATATTTACGGCGAGCAAGAGGCAGGTGGCACTAATGTCTTGTATCTTGCATCTGCACAATTTGAAAAATTAGGTTTCCCAAAATTGGACAATGCGTCTCCGGCTACATTTACAGAAAACATTCAACATACTGTCTACAAAGGCTTTGTCGCTCCCGTAGCACTTTATGCAACTTTATTTTTTGTTGCAGTCAAAAACAGAGAAAAGAGAGAAAAAGATAATGAAAGGGGGGATAAGTAATGGCACATGAAAATGAATTTGTAACTATAGATAGAAAGATTATAACAAGACCATTTTTGTTTTTATTGTCCATTGTTATTGTTGGATTTGTTTTTATTGTTATTCGTTATGTTAAAGGTATAGGAGCAGTATCAAATTTAAGTGACGGTTATCCCTGGGGGATATGGATTGCATACGATGTAGCCACAGGTACAGCAATAGCCTGCGGTGGTTATGCAATGGCAATTTTAACTTATATAACAAACAAATGGAAATACCATAGTCTAATAAGGTCAGCATTGTTAACCAGCCTTTTTGGTTATGGATTGGCCGGCCTGTCAGTGACAATAGACTTAGGAAGATATTGGAATATGTATAATTTGTTTATCCCTTCAAGATGGCAGTTTAATTCCGTAATGTTTGAAGTGGCTATGTGTGTAATGGCGTATACTTTAGTTTTATTTATTGAGTTTTTACCTGCAATCTTAGAAAAGATGAAAAGCAGAGATAATCGCTTGTCAAAATTAGCCGCATATATTTATCCGAAATTAAACAACATATTGATATTTTTCATAGTGTTAGGAATAACTCTTCCTACTATGCACCAATCTTCATTAGGCTCAATGATGACAATAGCAACCCATAAATTACACCCTATATGGCATACAGGATTTTTACCATTACTGTTTTTGATTAACTGTATTTACCTCGGATTTGCTGCGGTAATATTTGAATCTATATTGTCCTCATTTGGTTTTAATAGGAAATATGAAGTCAATGAGCTGTCGGGGGTAGCTAACATTATCCCTTGGCTGACTGTTGTTTGGGTATCAATAAGGATAGGAGACCTTATTTATAGGAAAGAGATTTCTGACGCTTTTAGCGGTGATTTTTATTCGGTAATGTTTTTGATAGAGTTTCTATTGATATTTATAGGCTCGATAATGCTGTTAAATGAAAAGATAAGAAAATCTCCAAGATGGTTATTTATAACAGCGTGTTTGATACTATTTGGCGGTGGGTTATACCGAATGAATGTCTATATAATAGGTTTTAACCCAGGATACGGATGGAGATATTTCCCTTCATTCTCAGAATTTATGATAACTTTGGGGATAGTAGCCTTTGAAGTATTATTATATCTGATTTTTGTAAAAATGTTTCCGGTATTACCTTCAGGGCACAATACCGAGGTAATTGTTACAGAAGAAGTTCTTGAAAAAAGTGAAAAAATGGCTGGGAGGCTTGAATGGCAAGAAAGATAACTATAGACCCAATTACAAGGATAGAGGGGCACTTAAGAATCGATGTTGAGGTAAATGACGGCAAAGTGACTAATGCATGGTCTTCGGCACAGATGTGGAGAGGGATAGAAGTAATTCTAAAGGGGAAAGACCCAAGAGATGCTTGGGCATTTGCTCAGAGATTTTGCGGTGTATGTACTACGGTACACGCAATTGCGTCCATTAGATCGGTTGAGAATGCTCTTAAGGTGGAAGTACCTCTTAATGCTCAATACATAAGAAATATACTTATCGCTCAACATTCTGTTCAAGATCATATAGTACATTTTTATCATTTATCGGCACTTGATTGGGTAGATATTGTGTCCGCATTGCAAGCGGATTGCAAAAAGGCTGCATATTTGGCTCAAAGTTTTTCGGATTGGCCTGGAAACAGTCAACAAGAGTTTGAAGCTGTTAAGGCAAAATTGAATGCCTTTGTACAAAATGGAAGACTTGGGATATTTGCCTCAGGATATTGGGGGCATAAAGCAATGAGACTTTCTCCTGAGCTTAATCTCATTTTGGCTACTCACTATTTAAAGGCATTGGACTATCAGCGAAAGGCAGCTCAAGCTGTTGCCATTCTCGGTGGTAAAAATCCCCATATACAAAATCTTTGCGTTGGCGGTGTAGCAACAGCGGTTAACGTAGATAACTTGGCGACACTAAATATGGAAAGACTGCTGTATCTGAAATCTTTGATGAAAGAAACGGCGGAATTTGTGGAAAAAGTTTATTTCCCTGATTTGGCAATTTTGGCAAATCATTACAGAGACTGGTTTAAATATGGGAATGGAGTGGATAATTATTTGGCAGTGCCCGAGTTTCCTCTTGATTCAAAGAGTGAGAAGTTTGAGCTTCCAGGCGGTGTTTTTTATGATGGCAATATTAAACCATTTAGAATTATAAAAGACCATATGGATGAATATCTGATAAACTCTATAACCGAATCAATTGCACACTCATGGTATGTAGGTGAAGATAAATTACATCCTTGGGATGGCGTGACTGAGCCAAACTATACAGATTTTCAGGCTGAAGGAAAATATTCCTGGTCAAAAGCCCCGCGTTTTAATGAAAAGCCTATGGAAGTGGGCCCTGTTGCACAGCTTTTTGCCATTTATGCTTCGGACAATGAAGAGGCAAAGCAGATTATAAACGATAGTCTTTTAAGAATAGGGATTAAAATTAATGACTTACAATCAACTATGGGAAGACTCGTAGCAAGGGGTATTAGAGCCAAAATTATGTCAAAAATGTCATTAAAGTTTGTAGATAAGCTTATTGATAATTTGGCAAAAGGGGATAGTGAATATGCAAATCATACTAATATTCCTGAAGGTGAATTTAGGGGTGTTGGTTTTCATGAAGCTCCCCGCGGGACACTATCACATTGGATAATTATAGAAGATAAAAAGATAAAAAACTATCAAGCTGTCGTACCATCAACATGGAATGCTTCACCGAGAGATGAAAAAGGGCTACTTGGGCCATACGAAGCATCACTTTTGGATAATCCTGTACATGACCCGGAAAAGCCACTTGAAGTATTAAGGACTATTCACTCTTTTGACCCTTGTATTGCTTGTGCTGTCCATACAATAGACCCGGAAGGGAAAGAGATTGTTAGAGTGAGAGTTTTATAGCGGGGAGTTTTTCTCCCCCCATTTTTTAATATAAGGGGTGATAATTGAGTAATATAGTTGTTTTCGGAGCTGGAAATATACTTTTGTCAGATGAAGGATTTGGAGTCCATTTTGCAAAATATTTTGAGGATAAATATAGTTTGCCTGAAAATGTCAGTATTTTTGATGCAGGGACTCTTGGAATTATGGCAATGCATATCATTGAAGAAGCAGATTATCTTTACATAGTTGATGTGATTAGTGTCAAAGGGAATCCGGGAGACATATTCATATATGACAAAGAAGATATTATGCTAAACAGGATTCCGACCAAAATGTCTCCTCATCAGATAGGTGTGCAGGAGGTCATGCTATTAAGTGACATAAGGGGTAAATTGCCAAAAGTTGTTAAATTGTTTGGGATAATACCTGAAAGTTTTGAGCCTGGCACATCTTTATCTAAAAACTTGGAAGAAAAACTACCAAAGCTCGCAGATATGATTTTGTCAGAAATTAAGAGTATAAGTTATTAAAGATAAATCTCAAATTGCTTAACAAGAAAGATTAGTCTTTATCATTTTTGGTATTCCGATCGTACTTTGCAGCAATTAATTGTGCACCGGTGGGGGAGTCATTTTTTTTATTTTTTCAACATCTACAAATTCAAAACAATCATTGCACCAATAAATTCTCATAGCAGGATTACCTTTAGGCAATTAGCTTGATTAAAAGTGTTAGAGTTATTCCTGAAAAGATTGTAGTAAAAAATATTATTGCAGCAATCAGATCCGGACTACGATTAAACTTAATTGCATACATCAAGGGCAAAATTGCCGATGGTCCTGAAGTCTGAATAAGTGCTACTTTTGCCTCAAGGTCGGTTATAGTAATGGCTTTGAGTGCAAAGAAGCTAATTAGTGGTGATAATGCAAGTCTGCAGAATACTGCAATAAGTATTATTGAGAAATAGCTTGCTTGAAATTTAATATTAGCAAGCTGTAACCCAAGTATAAAAATAAGCAGAGGGATCGCGGCTTGTGATAAAAGGGTAAGCCCTTTATTGATACTTCCCGGTAGAGTTATTCCAAAATAAGAAAAAATCATTCCTATTATAAAAGCATGAAACAGCGGTATTGAAAATACATCTTTTAATATGTCTACTATTCTGGACTTTCCGCTACTTAGGTAAATAGCAACGGTACTTAGCGAAATATTAAAGGTTATGAAATAGATAACCGAGTATGTTACTGCTTCTGGGCCAAAAGTAAAATATATTAATGGTAGCCCAAAGTTTCCTACATTTATCATTGAGATTGATAGCGCAAAGGGGGTCTTTGTGTTATCAGGGAATTTAAATATTTTTGCAATAATGTATCCCAACAAAATTAGGGATGCAGTTAACATACTCATAAAAATAAACGGCTTTGCAAGCTGGTCAAAAGTGATGTTGTGTTTTATTAGAGATTCAAAAACAAATATGGGGGCAAAAATTGTCAATGTCATATCTGTTATCTGTTTTATGTTTGGATTAAAGTTTTTGTTATAGAAGAATGCTATCCCTATAATTAGAAAAAGAGGTAGCAGAGA encodes the following:
- a CDS encoding anaerobic C4-dicarboxylate transporter, whose product is MLFMQFLFLLLMLYIGSRFGGIGLSVISGIGLLIEVFIFQMPPSSPPITVMLIIMAVVTCASILEAAGGLKYMLQIAERIIRSNPKYVVFLGPITTYLLTFLLGTGHAVYSIMPIIGDVALKNKIRPERPMAAASIASQLGITASPLSAAVVYYLSELSKVSSNITLFSILFVTIPATFIGVLAISLYSLKRGKELDEDPEFQKRLNDPIWRERILNTTQTTLGEKLPKAASQSVLIFLLAIVAIVIVALFPQIRTIGQGAKPLSMSVIIQMMMLAFGGIILLVTKTKVNKVPEGVVFKSGMVAALAIYGIAWMSDTYFKFAMPHFKDTITATVQAYPWTFALAMFVVSVVINSQAATCKMMLPVGLGLGLNPALLIGIMPSCYGYFFIPNYPSDIATVTFDISGTTKIGKFYFNHSFMMPGLVGVITACLVGYFISVIL
- a CDS encoding SelB C-terminal domain-containing protein, with amino-acid sequence MIKILIIEDNIDIAKLHERFTMKVDGYEVVGIANDIETAREMLDILKPDLILLDIYFPEKSGIDLLWEIRKKHLNTDVIIITAAKDADTLREGKLGGAFDYIIKPVILDRFIATLENYKKYHSELEKNDYFDQESIDRIFKPDVALSSTTNHDTPKGIDKLTLTKIIDILNGQDEEITASELKDMIGVSRNTARRYLEYLREIGIIDVNIDYGTIGRPEKKYILVCKKFKNT
- a CDS encoding metal-sensitive transcriptional regulator, encoding MFDDKIKKDVQTRLAKIEGQIRGISNMVADEKYCIDIINQITATRRALDKVAMIILKKHINSCVAKAIKSDNSEDIVNELISVIDKYIK
- a CDS encoding tetratricopeptide repeat protein, with product MGISGFKNLFRGVISILIISAFVGCAQKQIYNYNQVDVSTKFYAVKKPNQRDLKILKDLINTQDNKEKYGVLIGGYYFKIKEYENAKEYLEKYYNIESKDVGINILKNYWLGSIYSKKDKNKSEMYLNKADSYRETSDYRYFLDYFCGKKSARFLDCNKSVQIDSKTENDNMTNDAEIKDLAQTGSENVILNEEISINLKSPEIINGLLYAIEKNRYKINITQSDVDNSYSITDNTLLIKDNLTINFGIDYKDMLDEASIDDWTIQSKYVFIVINDRYIDAGNYMKSNLDLFGIENKLINFESGNLKYEYDSIVTIPEIDNVTLQPIINNKELTYPDNITFVAVGGYEIIKKMIPYVRYISANPDNVKIVLITDMIDSSILDDDYYPYFKGIKIYTVTDAINNESAVMFKSGYAKYYGSEPDITQYIGYDIVQFLMRQDNYLTSIVEVNSNKVYRKPICVIVDKRYTTECDY
- a CDS encoding ATP-binding protein; amino-acid sequence: MKLNFLNTIRGKLVFFISFLVLFQLLVSFATFYIFLTQFVELNSGQKALNLAVSLSKVGDVISSVKNSNSDIQNVIENIRVKTDAAFIVIANKDGIRLTHPNTEMIGQKFVGGDYYRAVEKGESYVSSSVGTLGPSIRAFAPIYDDKNIIGFVSVGYLKETIFNIIINYLLIGLFFVCMMFFAGLVAVVLISNHIKKITLDLEPRDIANLYLEREIVFDSLREGIIAVDNNLNISFLNQAAKKVLNDLSFSAQEFVDNVAKKYFIEDKLIGDFIKDTEYSVSDGIFLFNISKLEYNGINTGFVISFRKKDELDTLKKELLDLKKLSEILRIQSHEYSNKLHIIGGLIQLNEYEEAANLIIKESKLFHSFLGFIEAKIKDKYIAALLISKQSKAGENNCNLILNEESIGLQSSIDNSDVLVTALGNIVDNAIEAACMNNKFNGIVEITINQTERYIEFIVEDNGPGIPDGVAIFEKGFSTKGKNRGYGVAIAKSILDRFNADIDISTSIKYNGAKVSINIPSGKK
- a CDS encoding hydrogenase small subunit — encoded protein: MKSIAINRRDFMKICLQTTALMGLPYGFHTKVAEAVEKEKKPTVVWLHYQECTGCSESLLRSNHPGISELILDTISLDYHETLMIGSGHQAEESLHHSVSENKGNYILVVEGAIPTKESGIYCKVGGKTAMESLAEISKNAAAIISIGTCASYGGIQAVDPNPTGAVGVGELVKDKPIINVPGCPPNPYNFLSVIFYYLTFKKFPKLDELNRPQFAYGRKIHEHCERRPHFDAGRFAEEYGDENHKAGYCLYKLGCKGPATFANCSVLRFNDVGVWPVSVGHPCIGCTEPSILFNKPIAEKVQIHDPTPPDTYPTTETKERGKGADPLTTAAVGVVAGAALGAGAVLSKKLPKGEDSEKED